One genomic window of Pocillopora verrucosa isolate sample1 chromosome 8, ASM3666991v2, whole genome shotgun sequence includes the following:
- the LOC131775257 gene encoding ERC protein 2-like: protein MDAIVENSTMLGFIGGTLNPDPETVENHTRQIESLKKEIEERDKTLSRLKQDFNDLQAQNDDLKITLESKNHEIEALKDKVHKLETEKKILEKKLQNVELEFEDLKDQNNEKKEEIKDLKNSLELKDKEITAVKREVEDLRDQNNERAKEIEDLKDRNDKKNKEIEDLKVSLETKGKEIIVLTREVRDLKDQNEKIKISLEARDKERDDLKNKIRELKNELKSFKRSSDVFQREWQDAKKALEKSEENYNKLKLDVERLSKKIQRLTEEDKQKEEEYKKWKKEFQENMQPLQSYGRSLSSPDSLDSACILLGQMCSRVQAMMYQKVLPDGYDEHCSYKVKFIEEDIALREGEDQHQASKRWEELKTKLSWNNAKHPRTMKEIQNKRNETAHPEKLTKDKLLKSAKVMQDAKKLHGWMSFNHVHEIIRIWDLLGQME, encoded by the coding sequence ATGGATGCAATTGTGGAAAATTCAACTATGCTCGGATTCATAGGAGGAACGCTGAACCCCGACCCAGAGACAGTAGAGAACCACACCAGGCAAATCGAGTCTCTCAAGAAGGAAATAGAAGAGAGGGACAAGACGCTGTCAAGGCTAAAGCAAGATTTTAACGATTTACAGGCTCAAAACGACGACTTAAAGATTACCTTGGAGTCTAAGAACCATGAAATTGAAGCTCTGAAGGACAAAGTTCATAAACTAGAAACcgagaagaaaattttggaaaagaagCTACAAAATGTCGAACTCGAATTTGAGGAtttaaaagaccaaaacaaTGAGAAGAAGGAAGAAATCAAGGATTTGAAGAACTCATTGGAGTTGAAGGATAAAGAAATAACAGCCGTGAAAAGGGAAGTTGAGGATTTGAGAGACCAAAACAACGAGAGAGCCAAAGAAATCGAGGATTTGAAAGACCGAAACGacaagaagaacaaagaaatagagGATTTGAAGGTTTCATTGGAGACGAAGGGTAAAGAAATAATTGTCCTAACAAGGGAAGTCAGAGATTTGAAAGACCAAAACGAGAAGATAAAGATTTCCTTGGAAGCTAGGGACAAAGAAAGGGATGACCTGAAAAATAAGATCAGAGAGcttaaaaatgaactgaaatCTTTCAAGCGTTCGTCGGACGTCTTCCAGAGGGAATGGCAAGATGCGAAGAAAGCACTCGAGAAAAGCGAGGAAAACTATAATAAACTGAAACTAGACGTGGAGAGACTGTCGAAGAAAATTCAGAGATTGACGGAGGaggacaaacaaaaagaagaagaatacaagaaatggaaaaaggAGTTCCAGGAAAATATGCAACCATTGCAGTCTTATGGAAGAAGCCTGTCTTCGCCTGATTCTCTTGATAGCGCTTGCATTCTTCTTGGTCAAATGTGCTCGCGAGTGCAAGCGATGATGTACCAGAAAGTACTTCCAGACGGTTATGATGAACATTGTTCTTACAAAGTGAAATTCATCGAAGAAGACATTGCATTAAGAGAGGGAGAAGACCAACATCAGGCGAGTAAGAGATGGGAGGAATTGAAAACGAAACTAAGCTGGAATAACGCCAAACATCCTAGAACAATGAAAGAGAtccagaacaaaagaaatgaaacggCTCATCCCGAGAAGCTAACGAAGGATAAGCTTCTCAAATCTGCAAAAGTGATGCAAGATGCAAAAAAACTGCACGGCTGGATGTCTTTCAATCATGTTCACGAAATAATACGTATATGGGACCTTTTAGGACAGATGGAGTAG